One genomic window of Anoplolepis gracilipes chromosome 5, ASM4749672v1, whole genome shotgun sequence includes the following:
- the Nt5b gene encoding cytosolic purine 5'-nucleotidase isoform X6, with the protein MLGLNVGLTTNDRNEQDLDSYNEGIHGARTDKRELGHRIFVNRSLHLENIKFYGFDMDYTLAEYKSPQYEQLGFNLLKDRLVSLGYPQEIKAFEYDPSFPVRGLWFDTLYGNLLKVDAYGNILVCVHGFEFLKHSHIYELYPNKFLQLDESRVYVLNTLFNLPETYLLACLIDFFTNSPQFSREKTGVKEGELTMSFKSIFQDVRNAVDWIHLHGNLKTKTIENLDEYVKKDKRLPMFLTRIRESGAKVFLLTNSDYVFTDKIMTYLFDFPHGARPDEPHRNWKTYFDTIVVDARKPLFFGEGTILRQVDTSTGALKLGTHKGPLHTGEVYSGGSCDVFTEFIGAKGKDVLYVGDHIFGDILKSKKIRGWRTFLIVPELVQELHVWTDKCQLFAELQSLDVMLGEMYKNLDSSTKEKPDISKLRASIRDVTHKMDLAYGMMGSLFRSGSRQTFFSSQVVRYADLYAATFLNLIYYPFSYMFRAPAMLMPHESTVAHEQRFVMETPMISRSRTFKLADEEEEHNRPSSKNLYVDHFNSQIPHARPETPRNVTHTHDEDCSDEDSDSQKQANQVKMCTRSTNCN; encoded by the exons ATGCTCGGCCTTAACGTAGGACTGACGACGAACGATCGTAACGAACAAGATCTGGATAGCTACAACGAGGGTATTCACGGCGCCCGCACTGATAAACGCGAATTGGGCCACAG aATCTTTGTCAATCGAAGTCTTCACTTGGAGAACATCAAGTTTTATGGATTTGACATGGATTACACATTGGCAG agTACAAGTCACCGCAGTACGAGCAATTGGGTTTTAATCTGCTCAAGGATCGTCTGGTGTCTTTAGGATATCCACAGGAAATCAAGGCCTTTGAATATGATCCTAGTTTTCCTGTTCGTGGATTATGGTTCGATACTTTGTACGGAAATCTGTTAAAAGTGGATGCTTATGGAAACATCCTAGTTTGTGTTCATGGTTTCGAGTTTTTAAAACa cTCTCATATCTATGAACTTTATCCAAACAAATTCCTACAATTAGATGAGTCTAGAGTTTATGTGCTCAATACCTTGTTCAATCTACCGGAAACCTATTTGCTAGCCTGTCTTATAGACTTTTTCACAAACTCGCCGCAATTTAGCCGAGAAAAAACTGGAGTGAAAGAAGGTGAGCTCACTATGAgctttaaaagtatatttcagGATGTCAGAAACGCGGTAGATTGGATACATCTCCACGGTAATCTGAAAACAAAGACAATCGAAAATTTGGACGAATATGTAAAGAAGGATAAGAGATTGCCCATGTTTCTTACGAGAATCCGAGAGAGCGGAgcgaaagtatttttattaactaacAGTGATTATGTTTTCACGGACAAAATTATGACTTATTTGTTCGATTTTCCACACGGTGCAAGG CCTGATGAACCACATAGAAAttggaaaacatattttgataCAATTGTGGTAGATGCCAGAAAGCCATTGTTTTTTGGAGAAGGGACAATTTTGCGACAAGTGGACACGAGCACAGGCGCTTTAAAGCTCGGTACACATAAAGGACCACTTCATACAG gGGAAGTGTATTCAGGAGGCTCGTGCGACGTGTTTACCGAATTTATTGGTGCAAAAGGAAAGGATGTATTATACGTCGGTGATCATATATTtggtgatattttaaaaagtaaaaaaataagaggcTGGAGAACATTTTTAATAGTCCCTGAATTGGTTCAAGAGTTGCACGTTTGGACCGATAAATGTCAATTGTTCGCTGAATTACAAAGTCTAGACGTTATGCTCGGAGAAATGTACAA aaatttagatAGTAGTACAAAAGAAAAGCCAGATATCTCTAAGCTACGCGCGTCTATAAGAGACGTCACGCACAAGATGGACTTGGCTTATGGCATGATGGGTTCCTTGTTTCGCAGCGGAAGTAGACAAACATTTTTCAGCAGTCAAGTCGTAAGGTATGCCGATCTGTACGCGGCGACTTTCTTGAATCTGATTTACTATCCCTTTTCGTATATGTTCAGAGCACCTGCTATGCTG ATGCCACATGAAAGTACAGTAGCACACGAACAGAGATTTGTCATGGAAACGCCAATGATAAGCCGTTCTAGAACATTTAAATTGGCAGATGAGGAAGAAGAACATAATCGACCTTCTTCT AAGAATTTGTatgtggaccattttaatagTCAAATTCCACATGCAAGACCGGAAACACCGCGTAATGTCACACATACGCACGATGAGGATTGCAGTGATGAAGATAGCGATTCACAGAAACAAGCTAATCAAGTGAAAATGTGTACAAGAAGCACAAATTGCAAttga
- the Nt5b gene encoding cytosolic purine 5'-nucleotidase isoform X2, whose amino-acid sequence MTTRMRNAYAWWKFARIVKHRLLPPSPLTPTIPWISSSSSSSFGRQRTDGSTALRTNSSVTATADDAAVVALTGQGASRVIRASTIRQLIMELENCNAHGDQENTGPNTPQHDNDPSGNKKWYRQASQRIFVNRSLHLENIKFYGFDMDYTLAEYKSPQYEQLGFNLLKDRLVSLGYPQEIKAFEYDPSFPVRGLWFDTLYGNLLKVDAYGNILVCVHGFEFLKHSHIYELYPNKFLQLDESRVYVLNTLFNLPETYLLACLIDFFTNSPQFSREKTGVKEGELTMSFKSIFQDVRNAVDWIHLHGNLKTKTIENLDEYVKKDKRLPMFLTRIRESGAKVFLLTNSDYVFTDKIMTYLFDFPHGARPDEPHRNWKTYFDTIVVDARKPLFFGEGTILRQVDTSTGALKLGTHKGPLHTGEVYSGGSCDVFTEFIGAKGKDVLYVGDHIFGDILKSKKIRGWRTFLIVPELVQELHVWTDKCQLFAELQSLDVMLGEMYKNLDSSTKEKPDISKLRASIRDVTHKMDLAYGMMGSLFRSGSRQTFFSSQVVRYADLYAATFLNLIYYPFSYMFRAPAMLMPHESTVAHEQRFVMETPMISRSRTFKLADEEEEHNRPSSNLYVDHFNSQIPHARPETPRNVTHTHDEDCSDEDSDSQKQANQVKMCTRSTNCN is encoded by the exons ATGACGACGAGGATGAGGAACGCTTACGCGTGGTGGAAGTTCGCGAGAATCGTAAAACACAGGCTTTTACCTCCTTCTCCTCTAACTCCTACTATTCCGTGGatttcgtcgtcgtcgtcgtcgtcgttcgGTCGACAACGGACCGACGGGTCTACGGCGCTACGGACGAATTCGTCCGTTACCGCAACCGCTGACGACGCCGCCGTCGTCGCTCTTACAGGTCAGGGTGCTTCGCGTGTTATTCGCGCCTCGACTATCCGACAG ctaATCATGGAGCTTGAAAACTGTAATGCACATGGAGATCAGGAGAACACAGGGCCTAATACACCGCAACACGACAATGATCCGAGTGGTAACAAAAAATGGTACCGGCAGGCCAGTCAAAG aATCTTTGTCAATCGAAGTCTTCACTTGGAGAACATCAAGTTTTATGGATTTGACATGGATTACACATTGGCAG agTACAAGTCACCGCAGTACGAGCAATTGGGTTTTAATCTGCTCAAGGATCGTCTGGTGTCTTTAGGATATCCACAGGAAATCAAGGCCTTTGAATATGATCCTAGTTTTCCTGTTCGTGGATTATGGTTCGATACTTTGTACGGAAATCTGTTAAAAGTGGATGCTTATGGAAACATCCTAGTTTGTGTTCATGGTTTCGAGTTTTTAAAACa cTCTCATATCTATGAACTTTATCCAAACAAATTCCTACAATTAGATGAGTCTAGAGTTTATGTGCTCAATACCTTGTTCAATCTACCGGAAACCTATTTGCTAGCCTGTCTTATAGACTTTTTCACAAACTCGCCGCAATTTAGCCGAGAAAAAACTGGAGTGAAAGAAGGTGAGCTCACTATGAgctttaaaagtatatttcagGATGTCAGAAACGCGGTAGATTGGATACATCTCCACGGTAATCTGAAAACAAAGACAATCGAAAATTTGGACGAATATGTAAAGAAGGATAAGAGATTGCCCATGTTTCTTACGAGAATCCGAGAGAGCGGAgcgaaagtatttttattaactaacAGTGATTATGTTTTCACGGACAAAATTATGACTTATTTGTTCGATTTTCCACACGGTGCAAGG CCTGATGAACCACATAGAAAttggaaaacatattttgataCAATTGTGGTAGATGCCAGAAAGCCATTGTTTTTTGGAGAAGGGACAATTTTGCGACAAGTGGACACGAGCACAGGCGCTTTAAAGCTCGGTACACATAAAGGACCACTTCATACAG gGGAAGTGTATTCAGGAGGCTCGTGCGACGTGTTTACCGAATTTATTGGTGCAAAAGGAAAGGATGTATTATACGTCGGTGATCATATATTtggtgatattttaaaaagtaaaaaaataagaggcTGGAGAACATTTTTAATAGTCCCTGAATTGGTTCAAGAGTTGCACGTTTGGACCGATAAATGTCAATTGTTCGCTGAATTACAAAGTCTAGACGTTATGCTCGGAGAAATGTACAA aaatttagatAGTAGTACAAAAGAAAAGCCAGATATCTCTAAGCTACGCGCGTCTATAAGAGACGTCACGCACAAGATGGACTTGGCTTATGGCATGATGGGTTCCTTGTTTCGCAGCGGAAGTAGACAAACATTTTTCAGCAGTCAAGTCGTAAGGTATGCCGATCTGTACGCGGCGACTTTCTTGAATCTGATTTACTATCCCTTTTCGTATATGTTCAGAGCACCTGCTATGCTG ATGCCACATGAAAGTACAGTAGCACACGAACAGAGATTTGTCATGGAAACGCCAATGATAAGCCGTTCTAGAACATTTAAATTGGCAGATGAGGAAGAAGAACATAATCGACCTTCTTCT AATTTGTatgtggaccattttaatagTCAAATTCCACATGCAAGACCGGAAACACCGCGTAATGTCACACATACGCACGATGAGGATTGCAGTGATGAAGATAGCGATTCACAGAAACAAGCTAATCAAGTGAAAATGTGTACAAGAAGCACAAATTGCAAttga